GCGCTGTAATAATCGGCGTTTGTCTGGAGAAAATCCTTTTTCACCGTCAGGTTTTTGTCGTCTCTAAACCAAATAGAATCGGCGACACTCACCTTATACTTATCGCCCGACGGCAGGTTCTGCAGGTAAGTGTGCAGGTAGTCGTTGAGCTCCGGAACGTGAAGGCCGAATGCATCCTCCATCTGCGCCAGCGTTGCGCCCTCGGCGCCGTTGGCCGTCATGGCGAGGGCGCATAACACGGAAAGGGGAGAGACAAGGGTGTTTTCTTCGGGAACCGCGCTGTTTTGCAACAGTTTTACGGCAAAGTTCGCAATTGCCCCGGAGTCGTCGCCGGTCAGATCCACAACAGCAGTGTTTACGGTATTGGCCTTCACGCCGGACATCAGGTCCGCGGCCTGTGCGGATACCCCGCGGTCGGAGAGAAAAAACAGCGTGGAAGCCAACAGCATAAAACCAAACACTCCCGCGATCATTCGTTTTTTCATATTGCTGCTCCTTTCAAATAATTTATTCATTAGTCATTGGACGAAAATTTCAGGGTAGTTGTTCCTATGGTAATGATCTTCACTGAGCCTGATAAAAAAAAGATTTGGAGATTTTAAAGTAGATACAAAGAAGAGATAATTTTAACATATGCCGGAAATTGATATGGTACCAGTTTGATTTTACAATTATTTAGATAAGCTGTTGACAAGCATAATTAAGTGTATTATACTTCAATTTAGCCTCCGCTTATCTGGAAAGGGGCAAAAAATGGAGATGGAACAATATTATGAGGTATTAAAAGCAATTTCGGACGAATCCAGATTCAAAATTATAAATATTTTATTAAGCCATGATCTATGCGTTGGGGGTCTGGCCCAACAAATTAATATATCTAAACCGGCTGTTTCCCAACATCTTCAAGCGTTAAGGAAAATCGGCTTGGTTACAGGAGAAAAAAGAGGTTATTATACGCATTATGTTGTAAACAGATCTCTTCTAAAGCAGGTGGGTGAAAAAATAATTGAAGCTGCGTCAAAAACGAATGAGGGTGGATGCCAGCGTGAACAAACTGGTGAATGTGTATGCCAATGTCAGTGTAGCAAAGGATAAAGCTTTTTAAATATAAGTTGGGTTTTGCTGATAGATTAAGCATATTAACCAGGGAGCTAATTTTTTTTGACTTTTTGTTGATAATGAATCTCAATATCACTTTTTGTCTGTTGGTTAATTAGATAAGGATTAAGTTAAGACAAAAAGTTAGGCCATTCTAACCAGTGAATTGGTGAATGAAATAATTTGGTACACACTATTTCACTATAT
This genomic interval from Desulfoscipio sp. XC116 contains the following:
- a CDS encoding metalloregulator ArsR/SmtB family transcription factor; translation: MEMEQYYEVLKAISDESRFKIINILLSHDLCVGGLAQQINISKPAVSQHLQALRKIGLVTGEKRGYYTHYVVNRSLLKQVGEKIIEAASKTNEGGCQREQTGECVCQCQCSKG